The nucleotide sequence AGTCTCTTTATACAAAGTGCTCTGAAACGTTGCAAAACTTCGATATGGAAAACACAGTAAACGGTTTCCAGGTTGAGAGCGGCGTCACCACCCCCGCCAGTCTAAGGGGCGTTGGTGACACCATCGGCTACGACGAACCCGCATTTGTTGATTTAATTGAGCATGAGTCGGATGAAGCGCCTTGGCTTCGGGAAGATGAGGCAGGTGCGTCACCGTGTATCGCAGGCTCGCTGGGTGCATGGAAGCCCGAGACAGATCGCTCGTTGGAAGCTTCAGATGCTTCAGGGGAAATGGCCGGATCCTCCAACGATGACAGGGGGTGTGATAACATTTCAGGTGCTTGCGATTCACGCACGGAACACCACGACTTCGACTCATCGTCCGATTCTTACTTCAAACCTGAGAAACCTGAAGAGGATGAGGATCCACTCTGGGACGAATACTTCGCGTCGTTTTTGATGCGCCTCAAAAACCGCTCCGATCAAAGTGGCAGTGATGCGTAGTCGTCATTGGCTGCGTAACGAAGCGTTGCGTGGTAAATCCAGAGTGTAGTACGGCAATAGCGTTGGTTGAGTGGACACTGGTTCATGATGTCCATTCATGCATTAGTCGTGCTTGGAAGAGATATCCACAGACGCAAAAGCAGTTAATTTCTGTGGCATGACGCCCTTTTCCATCGAAAAATGAGGTTGCAACACTATAATTAGAGCATCTCCCAGCACTGACTCAGCTTGCGCAAAACGGTTACACGCTTGCCGTATAACTTCGTACGTTCATACGTCCTATAATGCAAGTTGCGACTCATGCGTATGTGGTGAGGCACCAACGAACTCCGATGACCAAAATGAATCCACTTCAAGACAACAGCGAGCTCTGGTGAGCCTCCTGGCAGCGCAAACACACGGCATGTAGCATGCAGTTCATCGCCGCACAGCGGCGAACGGCAGTGAAACTACTAACGCACACCACTATACGTTCTTCGAACGTTCCAAAGTAGGCTGCACTTACACCCATCGAATGCGACTCACTACACAATAGTTGGCACATGCTTGATTCCTACGAATGGCAGCGTTAAATAAAGCTCTGTCCTGAAGTAAACCAGGTTAGAAAATATGTTCGCATTTCGCTAAACGACTGCCAATCACTTCCCCGGAGACACCAGGAGTGAGTCTGAGTTTAACATAACTCTGTTTTGCGATTTAGACAAAATGTCTGCGATTTCCTTGGCAGTCTCGATGCGCCGCAGCGTTATGAAAGCAGGGTTGTCCTTAATCGCGCTGCCGATCTGACACAAGTTAAAGCACAGATTCCTGCAACGTACCAGCTTGGCCGCTTCAGATTCACCCTGGGCCTTGATGATGGTCGACTTCTTCTCCTCCTTGGCCTTCAGCACCACATACTTGCTTCGCTcagcctgctgctgcgccacctGCTTGGCCTCCACAGCCTTCTCGTATTCAGGGCTGAAGCTGACGTGGGTTAGTGACACGTCGTCCAGCAGGATGTTGAAATCGCGCGCACGCTGAACCAGCTGGTCGCGCACCGACTTGCTGACCTGGGGCAAAGTGTAGAGAACCAGGACGCAAAAACGTACCACCTCCCTCTGAGTGATGAGCTGAGAGGCGTTGTACTGCGCAACCACGCTCTTTAGCACCTCGTTGATGATCGACGGAAGCACCTTTTCGTCGTAGTCGCGGCCCAATGACCGGTACACGTCACGTAATCGGCGCTCGTCCGGCCGGGAAAGCACACGGCACGTGATGTTTACCATCTGCAGATCACGGCTTCCTGTCAGCGATGTCAACGTGCGCGGGCGGGTGCGCACATCGTATATGATGGGCCGTTCCAGCCAGGGGATGAGGAAGTGAGTGCCCTCGCCGACCATCGCCTCGCCAACGCCCGTAAGGCGGTTGTAGACCAGAGCACGGTGTCCAGCCTCCACTGAAACCGAATGTCGAGATAATCACATGAACTAACCGTTGTAGAGGCTGTTGTAGGCGGCGGCCGCACCCCCGCCGGCCAGCAACAGCGCCGAGCCGGCGCCGGCGATGCCACGCAAGATCTTCGGCAACTCCGTCGACATCCTTTTATAACCAGCTGTTTGTTATGTGCAGACGGTGGGCGGTTGGGCGCCAGTGGAACGCACGACAGCCGGGGTCTAGACAGCCTCACGCGGGAGCACACTCAACAAATGTTAACCGCGGGCTTACCACTTGATGACGCGTGTAGACTGCGGGCAATAATCTGTTTGAACGCCATAAAGGTGTCTTCTATGCAGTAACATCCCATTTCAGCGGACATCTACACAACGGCACTTGGGCATCGGCAGTGTTACACCTCCGCGTTAAGCACCAGTGAACGCAGCAGAAGCACAGTTATACAGATGTTTTTAACGTTAACATTGCGTTTCGAAAGCGGATGCGcactgcatcgcgttttggCCGGTTGCACGGCAATAACTCAATAGCGGCGGTAGTACTGTTGCTACGCCGCAGCACCGTAGCGAGTGCTCAGGTCTCCTGTTGCGACCCGACCTCCCCTGGCGCGTTGGCCGCTCCATTGCGATCGTCTGTACATGTGCCTTCGAGGTCGGTGATGTCCGCAGCCTCGCCCTCCCGTAGAACGATAAACTTTTCCCGCAGAGACGGGTCCACCTCACTGATGCGGCGGTAGAGACGTTCCACAAGCTCGCCGTAACCTTCAACCCCGAGTGGAAAGGTGTCATGCGCCACCACCAGCGTTTTACGCGCACCAAGCTCCATGTGGGCGGTGACAGCCTGCTCAGGTGTCAGCTCCGGGCTCCGGCGGAAGACGGGGCCCAACGGCAAAATAGCCACGTCGATGGAGTGGCCCTGGCGACATAGGAACTCGCGAATCTCCCGAAAGTGGCTCCCGTAGGCGGTTCGCCCTGCGTAATAGACCGATTTAGTGGCGGAACGGATGAAGAATGAGCCCCAGAGCAGAAGGTCCCGGTTGTACCACCGCCGGCCGCTGTTGGAACACGAGGGAAGGAACGTGACTTCGACGCTGCCGAAATTCACAGTCTCGTACCAGCGCAACGGGTACGTGTAACCGCGAAAGAAGAACATGACGTAGCGTGAAACGTTCATGCCACCCAACACCagggcggcgccggcgtcgCCCAG is from Babesia bigemina genome assembly Bbig001, chromosome : IV and encodes:
- a CDS encoding prohibitin, putative, with amino-acid sequence MSTELPKILRGIAGAGSALLLAGGGAAAAYNSLYNVEAGHRALVYNRLTGVGEAMVGEGTHFLIPWLERPIIYDVRTRPRTLTSLTGSRDLQMVNITCRVLSRPDERRLRDVYRSLGRDYDEKVLPSIINEVLKSVVAQYNASQLITQREVVSKSVRDQLVQRARDFNILLDDVSLTHVSFSPEYEKAVEAKQVAQQQAERSKYVVLKAKEEKKSTIIKAQGESEAAKLVRCRNLCFNLCQIGSAIKDNPAFITLRRIETAKEIADILSKSQNRVMLNSDSLLVSPGK
- a CDS encoding -N-acyl-phosphatidylethanolamine-hydrolyzing phospholipase D, with the protein product MRLLPWFLNPWHVRGDVSGFALPRQRGALLEKLSIALCRKIPGLAGLLGVRLGSWPNEVPGAPIEITRVDEDRSSLTFLGHRTVYIQTGGAAFLTDPLFSRRLYFPLFGLRRVTNRVIKFWKCPMPDFVLLSNNAYGCVDSFSMRRLGDAGAALVLGGMNVSRYVMFFFRGYTYPLRWYETVNFGSVEVTFLPSCSNSGRRWYNRDLLLWGSFFIRSATKSVYYAGRTAYGSHFREIREFLCRQGHSIDVAILPLGPVFRRSPELTPEQAVTAHMELGARKTLVVAHDTFPLGVEGYGELVERLYRRISEVDPSLREKFIVLREGEAADITDLEGTCTDDRNGAANAPGEVGSQQET